A stretch of Sphingorhabdus sp. YGSMI21 DNA encodes these proteins:
- a CDS encoding heme-binding protein, with amino-acid sequence MRKPFFTSALSAAALVLTSCGGGGDSNDFGGTPSPSPAPTPAPTPPPTGTGGLFAAPAQRSLTVTDVQTIIAQAVGEAQARNLPSVIAVVDRVGNVLAVFDMQGSNGGSSEITISNRQIGGLAGPADLVGLQGQQVPAAAAAIAKAVTGAYLSSSGNAFSSRTASQIAQEHFPPAPTTVGLESGPLFGVQFSQLPCSDLSQRFNAMGGTGALIGPKRSPLGLAADPGGMPLYKDGVVVGGIGVMGDGDYGFDPNILDVDVDDEEAIALAGMQGFAPSASITANRISVDGTSLRFSDMVVSDLSPLQNNFAAINNIAIGQLIAVKGYSNGPIIAGTAYGTEASGIRASKTTEFKNSDAFVLTDGSGVNRYPIRSGTDAAAVTAPLTASEVRAILEEAFLVVSRARAQIRQPLDSRMQATVSVVDTHGQILGIVRTPDGPIFGTDVSLQKARTAAFFSNSVAGQQLLATPVFAPFANVPAHVQRVRNFLGDPNALTGTVAFADRSGGNLSRPYFPDGEIGRPPGPLSIDQSSRFSPFAVGLQLDLVFPNIVQHVGFVRSNGASADTDQRCTQLPAIAGTGGQNRLSNGIQIFPGSVPIYRGDKLIGGIGVSGDGIDQDDMASFLGLNNAAVRLGTISNAPKAIRADNVVVDLGNANVRLRYVNCPFAPFLDSNEQNVCEGL; translated from the coding sequence ATGCGCAAACCCTTTTTCACCTCTGCCCTTTCGGCCGCAGCACTGGTTCTGACCTCCTGTGGCGGTGGCGGCGACAGCAATGATTTTGGTGGCACCCCGTCACCCTCGCCTGCTCCGACACCCGCGCCCACACCGCCCCCGACGGGAACCGGCGGCCTGTTCGCGGCACCGGCACAGCGGTCGCTGACCGTTACCGATGTGCAGACTATCATCGCCCAGGCCGTTGGCGAAGCGCAGGCCCGCAACCTGCCTTCGGTGATCGCCGTGGTCGACCGGGTCGGCAATGTGCTGGCTGTGTTTGACATGCAGGGTTCGAACGGCGGATCATCGGAGATCACGATCAGCAACCGGCAGATCGGCGGCCTTGCCGGTCCGGCCGATCTGGTAGGGCTGCAGGGCCAGCAGGTCCCGGCGGCCGCTGCAGCAATCGCCAAGGCGGTAACCGGAGCCTATCTGTCGAGCAGCGGCAATGCCTTCTCCTCGCGGACCGCCAGCCAGATCGCCCAGGAACATTTTCCGCCTGCACCGACCACCGTCGGGCTGGAAAGCGGGCCTTTGTTCGGTGTCCAGTTCAGCCAGCTGCCCTGCTCCGACCTCTCCCAGCGTTTCAACGCAATGGGCGGCACGGGTGCGCTGATCGGTCCGAAACGGTCGCCGCTCGGCCTCGCCGCCGACCCCGGCGGGATGCCGCTCTACAAGGACGGCGTCGTGGTGGGTGGAATCGGCGTCATGGGCGACGGTGACTATGGATTCGATCCCAATATTCTCGATGTCGACGTCGATGACGAGGAGGCAATCGCCCTGGCCGGCATGCAGGGATTTGCGCCATCTGCGTCGATTACCGCCAACCGGATATCGGTCGACGGCACATCCCTGCGGTTCAGCGATATGGTGGTCTCCGACCTGTCGCCGCTGCAGAATAATTTTGCCGCCATAAACAATATCGCCATCGGCCAGCTGATCGCCGTCAAAGGCTATAGCAATGGCCCGATCATCGCCGGCACCGCTTATGGAACCGAAGCATCCGGCATCCGGGCCTCGAAGACGACCGAATTCAAGAACAGCGATGCCTTCGTTCTGACCGACGGCAGTGGCGTCAATCGCTATCCGATCCGCAGCGGCACGGATGCGGCGGCGGTGACCGCTCCGCTAACGGCAAGCGAAGTGCGTGCGATATTGGAAGAAGCCTTCCTCGTTGTTAGTCGTGCCAGAGCGCAGATTCGCCAGCCGCTGGACAGCCGGATGCAGGCCACCGTCAGCGTCGTCGATACCCACGGCCAGATATTGGGCATCGTCCGGACACCCGACGGCCCGATTTTCGGCACCGACGTGTCGCTACAAAAAGCGCGAACGGCGGCCTTTTTCTCGAATAGCGTCGCGGGTCAGCAGCTGCTCGCAACACCGGTCTTCGCGCCTTTCGCCAATGTGCCAGCCCATGTGCAGCGGGTGCGCAATTTCCTTGGCGACCCCAACGCCCTGACCGGAACGGTCGCCTTCGCTGACCGGTCCGGCGGCAATCTGTCCCGCCCCTATTTTCCCGATGGCGAAATAGGGCGCCCGCCAGGACCGCTGTCGATCGATCAGTCATCCCGGTTCAGCCCGTTCGCGGTCGGCCTGCAGCTTGATCTGGTCTTTCCCAATATCGTCCAGCATGTCGGCTTTGTCCGCTCCAACGGTGCCAGTGCCGACACCGACCAGCGCTGCACCCAATTGCCGGCCATCGCCGGAACCGGCGGACAGAACCGTCTCTCCAACGGCATCCAGATTTTCCCGGGCAGCGTGCCGATCTATCGCGGCGACAAGCTGATCGGCGGTATCGGGGTTTCAGGCGACGGCATCGATCAGGACGACATGGCGAGCTTTCTCGGTCTCAACAACGCTGCTGTCCGGCTGGGCACCATCAGCAATGCG
- the cysS gene encoding cysteine--tRNA ligase — MNDTAAHPLKLFNSLTRQMEEFVPVHPGEARVYTCGPTVYNYQHIGNMRAYIFADLLGRTLSWKGYRLTHIINITDVGHLTSDADAGDDKMEKAAAQSGKSAWDIAKYYTDAYWLDIDRLNIRQPAKWAIATDHVEEMIAFAESIADKHCYELESGLYFDVSTVPDYGRLSGAQSDDIEGRIEAVEGKRHPQDFAIWRKTPAGETRQMEWDSPWGKGAPGWHLECSQMSHKYLGEQFDIHTGGIDHREIHHPNEIAQNQAHNCSEHSGANIWMHNNFLIDRAGKMSKSSGDFLRLQVLVDRGIHPLAYRLMCLQAHYRSELEFTWENLVAALTRLKRIVMGVERLLEKADGQTAPIDHPALLQLRDRFDAALSEDLNSSKGLPLLEELLGLKKLPAGQRRALLSEMDSVLGLQLASLTRKQLRVRPAGAEIDEAAIEAKLDQRQQAKAEKDFATADAIRDELTAKNVELMDGDPLRWDWTIEI, encoded by the coding sequence ATGAATGACACTGCCGCACATCCGCTGAAACTGTTCAACAGCCTGACTCGCCAGATGGAAGAGTTCGTGCCCGTCCACCCCGGCGAAGCACGCGTCTATACCTGCGGTCCGACGGTCTATAATTACCAGCATATCGGCAATATGCGCGCCTATATTTTTGCCGACCTGCTCGGTCGCACGCTGAGCTGGAAGGGTTACAGGCTCACCCATATCATCAACATCACCGATGTCGGCCATCTGACCTCGGACGCCGATGCCGGCGATGACAAGATGGAAAAGGCCGCCGCGCAATCCGGCAAGTCGGCCTGGGATATCGCCAAATATTATACCGATGCCTATTGGCTGGATATCGACCGGCTCAACATCCGCCAGCCGGCGAAATGGGCGATCGCCACCGACCATGTCGAAGAGATGATCGCCTTTGCCGAAAGCATCGCCGACAAACATTGCTACGAGCTGGAAAGCGGACTTTATTTCGATGTCAGCACCGTGCCCGACTATGGCCGGCTTTCCGGCGCGCAAAGCGATGATATCGAGGGCCGGATCGAGGCGGTGGAGGGCAAGCGCCATCCGCAGGATTTCGCGATCTGGCGCAAGACGCCTGCCGGCGAGACACGGCAGATGGAATGGGACAGTCCATGGGGCAAGGGCGCGCCGGGCTGGCATCTCGAATGTTCGCAGATGAGCCATAAATATCTCGGCGAACAATTTGATATCCACACTGGCGGTATAGACCACCGCGAGATCCACCACCCGAACGAGATCGCCCAGAACCAGGCGCATAACTGCTCCGAGCATAGCGGCGCCAATATCTGGATGCACAATAATTTCCTGATCGACCGGGCCGGCAAAATGTCGAAATCGAGCGGTGATTTCCTGCGGCTGCAGGTGCTGGTCGACCGGGGCATCCATCCCCTCGCCTATCGTCTGATGTGCCTGCAGGCTCATTATCGCAGCGAGTTGGAATTTACCTGGGAAAATCTGGTCGCGGCGCTGACCCGGCTGAAGCGCATTGTCATGGGCGTAGAACGGCTGCTGGAAAAAGCGGACGGGCAGACCGCACCAATAGACCATCCTGCCCTTCTGCAATTGCGGGACAGGTTCGATGCCGCTCTCAGCGAGGATCTGAACAGTTCGAAAGGCCTGCCGCTGCTGGAAGAATTGCTCGGTCTGAAGAAACTTCCTGCTGGTCAAAGGCGCGCGCTGCTTTCTGAAATGGATTCGGTTCTGGGCCTTCAGCTTGCCAGCCTGACGCGCAAGCAACTGCGGGTGCGTCCTGCGGGTGCAGAAATTGATGAAGCGGCAATCGAGGCAAAGCTCGACCAGCGGCAGCAAGCGAAGGCAGAAAAGGATTTCGCAACCGCCGATGCGATCCGAGACGAACTGACCGCGAAAAACGTGGAGCTGATGGACGGTGATCCGCTGCGCTGGGACTGGACCATAGAAATTTAG
- a CDS encoding D-2-hydroxyacid dehydrogenase, with translation MTVKPKAAMASLVRPLVEPHCGDLDVTWFTSTEEALAIAPHAEIGWFDMYDKEKMAQIIGAATNLKWLNSIYAGVEHFPLEQLKAQGTILTNGAGLNSAPIAEFAVMMMLAAAKRMDQIVDNQRQHNWLETPPGTTEIDDSKALIIGYGGIGQQIAKKLSGFDVDVTAVRRTATGEPNVIGLDDWRDRLGEFDWVFVSAPATSDTKHMFGADEFAAMKSSAWLVNVARGSLVDQDALLAALNDKAIGGAALDVADPEPLPADHPLWDAPNCIITMHLSGVAQTRMFQRAAARFVENLKRYRNGEEMIAVADFDRGY, from the coding sequence ATGACCGTCAAGCCCAAAGCCGCCATGGCATCGCTCGTCCGGCCGCTGGTCGAACCGCATTGCGGCGATCTCGATGTCACCTGGTTCACCAGCACGGAGGAAGCGCTTGCAATCGCACCCCACGCCGAAATCGGCTGGTTCGACATGTATGACAAGGAAAAGATGGCGCAGATCATCGGCGCGGCAACCAACCTGAAATGGCTCAACAGCATCTATGCCGGCGTCGAACATTTTCCGCTCGAGCAGCTCAAGGCGCAGGGCACGATCCTGACCAATGGCGCCGGTCTCAACAGCGCTCCAATCGCTGAATTCGCCGTCATGATGATGCTCGCCGCCGCCAAGCGCATGGATCAGATCGTCGACAACCAGCGCCAGCATAACTGGCTCGAAACCCCGCCGGGCACCACCGAGATCGACGACAGCAAGGCGCTGATCATCGGCTATGGCGGTATCGGCCAGCAGATCGCGAAAAAGCTTTCCGGCTTTGATGTCGATGTCACCGCCGTCCGCCGCACCGCGACCGGCGAGCCCAATGTCATCGGTCTCGACGACTGGCGCGACCGGCTCGGCGAATTTGACTGGGTCTTCGTATCGGCCCCCGCCACCAGCGACACGAAACATATGTTCGGCGCGGACGAATTTGCCGCGATGAAATCCTCCGCCTGGCTGGTCAATGTCGCGCGCGGCTCGCTGGTCGACCAGGATGCCCTGCTGGCAGCGCTCAACGACAAGGCCATCGGTGGCGCAGCGCTCGACGTTGCCGACCCGGAACCGCTGCCCGCCGACCACCCGCTGTGGGATGCGCCCAATTGCATCATCACCATGCATTTGTCGGGCGTTGCGCAAACCCGGATGTTCCAGCGCGCCGCGGCACGCTTCGTCGAAAACCTCAAACGCTATCGCAACGGCGAGGAGATGATCGCCGTCGCCGACTTCGACCGCGGATATTGA
- a CDS encoding acetolactate synthase large subunit — protein MTKASDLFVECLENEGVEYLFGVPGEENLDMLDSLSRSKKIKLILTRHEQGAGFMAATYGRHTGKTGVCMATLGPGATNLVTAAAYAQLGGMPILMVTGQKPIKKSKQGRFQILDVVDMMGPITKFTHQLASADNIPSRVREAIRLAEEEKPGATHIEFPEDIADEETDSTPITPSLARRPVAEAKAVRAATKKIENAKSPIIVIGGGANRTTTGRMLTQFIEKTGIPFVTTQLGKGVVDETHKEFMGCAALSANDFVHRAIESADLIINVGHDVIEKPPFFMATGSTEVIHVSMNSAEVDPVYFPQIEVIGDIGNAIWQMKEDIVPSGSWNFDAMYKARRAEEEHTDSMDDDVRCPIYPPHLVKVVRQAMPADGIICLDNGVYKIWFARNYKARKANTVLLDNALATMGAGLPSAMASAMVYPDRKVMAICGDGGFMMNSQEMETAVRLKLNITVLVLNDNSYGMIRWKQANMGFKDWGLTYGNPDFVKYAESYGANGYRITSAKDLQETIDKCLNSEGVHLIEVPVDYSDNDRILNHEIKELSAKV, from the coding sequence ATGACCAAAGCATCCGATCTGTTCGTAGAATGTCTCGAGAATGAAGGCGTTGAATATCTGTTCGGCGTTCCCGGCGAAGAAAATCTCGACATGCTCGACAGCCTGTCACGCTCGAAGAAAATCAAGCTCATTCTCACCCGGCACGAACAGGGTGCCGGCTTCATGGCCGCGACCTATGGCCGCCACACCGGCAAGACCGGCGTGTGCATGGCAACGCTCGGCCCCGGTGCCACCAATCTGGTTACTGCCGCGGCTTATGCGCAACTCGGCGGCATGCCGATCCTGATGGTCACCGGCCAGAAGCCGATCAAGAAATCCAAACAGGGCCGTTTCCAGATTCTCGACGTCGTCGACATGATGGGCCCGATCACCAAATTCACCCACCAGCTCGCCTCGGCCGACAATATTCCGAGCCGCGTGCGCGAGGCCATCCGTCTTGCCGAGGAAGAAAAGCCCGGTGCCACCCATATCGAATTCCCGGAAGATATTGCCGACGAGGAAACCGACTCAACGCCGATCACGCCGAGCCTCGCCCGACGTCCGGTTGCCGAAGCAAAAGCGGTGCGCGCCGCGACCAAGAAGATCGAGAATGCCAAATCCCCGATCATCGTCATCGGCGGCGGCGCCAACCGCACAACCACCGGCCGCATGCTCACCCAATTTATCGAGAAGACCGGCATTCCCTTTGTCACCACCCAGCTCGGCAAGGGCGTGGTCGACGAAACCCACAAGGAATTCATGGGTTGCGCGGCGCTGTCGGCCAATGACTTCGTCCACCGCGCGATCGAATCCGCCGACCTGATCATCAACGTCGGCCATGACGTGATCGAAAAACCGCCCTTTTTCATGGCGACCGGCAGCACCGAGGTCATCCACGTATCGATGAACAGCGCCGAGGTCGATCCGGTCTATTTCCCGCAGATCGAAGTGATCGGCGATATCGGCAATGCGATCTGGCAGATGAAGGAAGATATTGTTCCCTCCGGCAGCTGGAATTTCGACGCGATGTACAAGGCGCGCCGGGCCGAGGAAGAGCATACGGATTCGATGGATGACGACGTCCGTTGCCCGATCTATCCGCCGCATCTCGTCAAGGTCGTCCGCCAAGCGATGCCGGCCGACGGAATCATCTGCCTCGACAATGGCGTCTATAAAATCTGGTTCGCCCGCAATTACAAGGCGCGTAAGGCCAATACCGTATTGCTCGACAATGCGCTGGCGACAATGGGCGCCGGCCTGCCCTCTGCCATGGCCTCGGCGATGGTCTATCCCGACCGCAAGGTGATGGCAATTTGCGGCGATGGCGGCTTCATGATGAACAGCCAGGAAATGGAAACCGCTGTTCGGTTAAAGCTCAACATCACCGTGCTCGTTCTCAACGACAACAGCTACGGCATGATCCGTTGGAAGCAGGCCAATATGGGCTTCAAGGACTGGGGACTGACCTATGGCAATCCGGATTTCGTCAAATATGCCGAATCTTATGGTGCCAATGGTTACCGGATCACGAGCGCCAAGGACCTGCAGGAAACCATCGACAAATGCCTCAACAGCGAAGGCGTGCATCTGATCGAGGTTCCGGTCGATTATTCCGACAATGATCGCATCCTGAATCACGAGATCAAGGAACTCAGCGCAAAGGTTTAA
- a CDS encoding multiheme c-type cytochrome, with protein sequence MGDKISWKPGWSALAAGLFCSALVATALFISTMASPEPVEAASDLASGTYLGVATCGGSTCHGRQEADGEIVRQDEIMRWQEESTPGGAHSRAFRVLREPRSIAIAKRLGIKDAASSSECLGCHSTAATSKGPRFQLNDGVGCESCHGASSGWLSSHYAVGASHARNVAQGLIPLDNPKARASVCLDCHFGSAKKGQFVDHRIMAAGHPRISFEMDLFSTLQQHHDEDVDYIRRKGRTNSVQFWAVGQAMALERSLNLFTKPAIATEGIFPEFYFYDCHSCHRRIYDDASARPTSVDNPGRPIPEGMPPYNDENMIMLSAAIKVAAPEIAGEFDSRSKAFHAAMAQGRGPAVEEAARLRQYASQLADRFSRASFGREQTFRIMESIAGQAISPRFTDYEGSVQAVMAIDTLLNGLVNSGQVSESAASSLRGQINIAYAAVAEPNSYEPLKFRRALGSAVRTIRSLR encoded by the coding sequence ATGGGGGACAAAATTTCGTGGAAGCCCGGCTGGTCGGCACTGGCCGCTGGCCTGTTCTGTTCGGCACTCGTCGCAACGGCATTATTCATCTCGACCATGGCAAGCCCCGAACCGGTGGAAGCCGCCAGCGATCTCGCCAGCGGCACCTATCTTGGCGTGGCAACCTGCGGCGGATCAACCTGCCACGGGCGTCAGGAAGCCGATGGCGAAATCGTCCGGCAGGACGAAATCATGCGCTGGCAGGAAGAATCCACCCCCGGCGGCGCGCATAGCCGCGCTTTCCGTGTCCTGCGCGAACCCCGCAGCATCGCAATCGCCAAACGGCTCGGCATCAAGGACGCGGCCTCATCTTCCGAATGCCTTGGTTGTCACAGCACAGCGGCAACCAGCAAGGGGCCGCGCTTCCAGCTGAACGATGGTGTCGGCTGCGAATCCTGCCACGGTGCCTCCTCCGGCTGGCTTTCCAGCCATTATGCCGTCGGTGCCAGCCATGCCCGCAATGTCGCGCAGGGCCTGATCCCGCTCGACAATCCCAAGGCCCGCGCCAGCGTCTGCCTCGACTGTCATTTCGGCAGCGCCAAGAAGGGCCAGTTTGTCGATCACCGGATCATGGCCGCCGGTCATCCGCGCATTTCCTTCGAGATGGACCTGTTTTCGACCCTGCAGCAGCATCATGACGAGGATGTCGACTATATCCGCCGCAAGGGCCGGACCAACAGCGTCCAGTTCTGGGCTGTCGGCCAGGCGATGGCGCTGGAGCGTTCGCTCAACCTGTTCACCAAGCCGGCCATTGCGACCGAAGGCATTTTTCCGGAATTCTATTTCTACGACTGCCACAGCTGTCACCGCCGGATCTATGACGACGCGTCCGCCCGGCCGACCTCGGTCGACAATCCCGGACGCCCGATCCCCGAAGGCATGCCGCCTTATAATGACGAAAATATGATCATGCTCAGCGCCGCGATCAAAGTGGCCGCACCGGAGATCGCGGGTGAATTCGACAGCCGTTCGAAAGCCTTCCACGCCGCCATGGCGCAAGGCCGCGGTCCCGCCGTCGAGGAAGCCGCCCGCCTGCGGCAATATGCGAGCCAGCTCGCCGACCGTTTCTCGCGCGCCAGCTTTGGCCGCGAGCAGACCTTCCGGATCATGGAAAGCATCGCCGGTCAGGCAATCTCGCCACGCTTCACCGATTATGAAGGCAGTGTGCAGGCCGTCATGGCCATCGACACCTTGCTCAACGGTCTGGTCAACAGCGGCCAGGTCAGCGAATCCGCCGCGTCGAGCCTGCGCGGACAGATCAATATCGCTTATGCTGCGGTTGCCGAACCCAATAGTTACGAGCCGCTGAAATTCCGGCGCGCGCTGGGCAGCGCGGTCCGCACGATCCGGTCGCTGAGATAG
- a CDS encoding aldehyde dehydrogenase family protein: MTKLKDVYPLYLNNEAVQPNSDLEVTDKYTNEVAFRTALATPDVIEEAIAGAVSATEPMAKMASYERQNVLQHCVDRFKERYDELAYSLCVEAGKPIKDAEGEVGRLIDTFRIAAEESVRNYGEVQPLDISARAKGYMGMWKRVPIGPCSFISPFNFPLNLAAHKIAPAIAAGCPFVMKPASKTPLGAIIMGEVLAETDLPKGAFSILPASRDGADLFTTDERLKLLSFTGSPGVGWDLKAKAGKKPVILELGGNAAVVVDHDADLDDALERIVFGAFYQSGQSCIGVQRIIIHESIYDRFKDMLVAKTKTLVSGDPKDRDTFIGPMISEGEASRLHGWIESAVAGGATLLCGGKREGNMLEATLLENVDTSADAYREEAFGPLALLSKFSDFGAAMDEVNDSKFGLQAGIFTRDIFKSLDAWDRLDVGGVVINDVPSYRVDNMPYGGVKDSGLGREGIRFAMEDMTEIRNLVIRRKPG; the protein is encoded by the coding sequence ATGACCAAATTGAAAGACGTCTATCCGCTTTATCTCAACAATGAAGCGGTGCAGCCCAATAGCGACCTGGAAGTCACCGACAAATATACCAATGAAGTGGCTTTCCGGACGGCGCTGGCAACACCCGATGTCATCGAGGAAGCAATTGCCGGCGCGGTATCGGCTACCGAGCCGATGGCAAAAATGGCCAGCTACGAGCGGCAGAATGTGCTGCAACATTGCGTCGACCGGTTCAAGGAACGCTATGACGAACTGGCCTATTCGCTGTGCGTCGAGGCGGGCAAGCCGATCAAGGATGCCGAAGGCGAAGTCGGGCGCCTGATCGATACATTCCGCATTGCCGCCGAGGAATCCGTCCGCAATTATGGCGAGGTCCAGCCGCTCGACATCTCGGCTCGCGCCAAGGGCTATATGGGCATGTGGAAACGCGTTCCGATCGGTCCGTGCAGCTTTATTTCCCCGTTCAATTTCCCGCTCAATCTCGCCGCGCACAAGATTGCGCCAGCCATTGCCGCAGGCTGCCCGTTCGTGATGAAACCGGCCAGCAAGACGCCGCTGGGCGCAATCATCATGGGCGAGGTGCTCGCCGAAACCGATCTGCCCAAAGGCGCCTTCTCGATTCTGCCCGCTAGTCGGGACGGCGCCGACCTGTTCACCACCGACGAGCGCCTGAAGCTGCTTTCCTTCACCGGTTCCCCCGGTGTCGGCTGGGACCTGAAGGCCAAGGCCGGCAAGAAACCGGTGATTCTCGAACTGGGCGGCAACGCCGCCGTGGTGGTCGACCATGACGCCGATCTCGACGATGCGCTCGAACGGATTGTCTTCGGCGCCTTCTACCAGTCGGGCCAGAGCTGCATCGGGGTGCAGCGGATCATCATTCATGAAAGCATCTACGACCGTTTCAAGGACATGCTGGTTGCCAAGACCAAGACGCTGGTTTCCGGTGATCCGAAAGACCGCGACACATTCATTGGCCCGATGATTTCCGAAGGCGAAGCCAGCCGCCTGCACGGCTGGATCGAAAGCGCCGTGGCCGGCGGCGCGACATTGCTGTGCGGCGGCAAGCGCGAGGGCAATATGCTCGAGGCGACGCTGCTGGAGAATGTCGACACCAGCGCCGATGCCTATCGCGAAGAGGCTTTTGGCCCGCTCGCCCTGCTTTCGAAATTCAGCGATTTCGGCGCGGCCATGGACGAGGTCAACGACAGCAAATTCGGCCTACAGGCCGGTATCTTCACCCGCGATATTTTCAAGTCGCTGGATGCCTGGGATCGCCTTGATGTCGGCGGAGTCGTAATCAACGACGTGCCGTCCTACCGGGTCGACAATATGCCCTATGGCGGGGTCAAGGACAGCGGCCTCGGCCGCGAGGGCATCCGCTTCGCGATGGAGGACATGACCGAAATCCGCAATCTGGTTATCCGCCGCAAGCCGGGCTAG